The genomic window GATGGTGCCAGGAGAGTTCAGAACGGTCACCCCGTGCTTCGCGGCAAGCCCACTTCTGGGCCGGACCTGTCCTTCATACCCCAAGGGCAAGGCGAGGAGGATCCCTGTGGGTATCGTCGCCCTGCCTCCAGGAGGAATGCACACATCCTCATTCACGGCTGCTGCAAGGTCCAGCCCCGACGAGCCCTCAGTCATATAACGCGGCAGGTCGACTCCTGTCACGTTTCTCACCACGCGGACGTGGACGACGTCGTGAAACATGTTCGCCTCTCGAGATCAGAACTATAGTCTTGATTCCTATATGAGATTCTGCCCGATCTCCCGAAGTCCTCCGGGTGCTTCGAAATATACCGCAAATCCCGTGCCTGGGCAATGCCGAGACCCTAAGCTGAAACTTCACAGCTCAGGCCGATCTCCCATTCCCCACCATTATGCCCCCTATTTACTTGAAGGACACTGGCACGCTCTCTCGAAATTCGCACTCAGCTGCGCTGCGGCATTCGACACAGAATCTCGGAACAGCCCGGAAGGGGGGAACCAGATGCAGCCAAACACAACTGTTACCGCTCTCGTCGTCCTACTCTACCTGGCAAGCTCCGTGACAGGAATACGTGGCAACAAGAACGGCTCCTCGGCTCCCACGCCTCCGGGCGTCCACACTACTACACCCACCCCCCAGAGACAGACGAATACACCCAAGGACATGGCAGGCCGCAGCGCGGCCACTAGAGAACAAGCCAATGTCAGGACAGGGCCGGGCACTCAGTACCCGCGCTCAACCCAGCTTGCCCCGGGAACCCAAGTACGGATTCAGAGCGAGGTCAACGGATGGTACCAGGTGCAGTTGCCTACCAAGGCCTACGGGTGGATCCACGGCTCTCTTCTGAATGTGCAGTCCGCTTCTGGATCTCAGTCTGGATCCGGACGGGACGTAGTAGGATACTACATCGTCAATTACCCCGGAGACCGCTCCTCGTACAACGCATTGCACGCCTACTCTAACGCGATCACAACTGTAGTGCCGTTCTCGTACTCGGTGGACCGCAACGGGAACGTATCAGGCGAGCACTTCGCTGACGCAAGGCAAATCGCACAGGCCAGGGGACTGTCCAACCTTGCTCTCGTTCACAATATCGACGGTGGGTCCTTCAGTAAGACAGAGATCAGCGCGATGCTGAACAGCAAGGCCGCGCGAGCCCGGGCAATCTCGGGGATCCGCCGGATACTCGAAACCCACAAGTATGACGGGGTCAACATAGACTTCGAGAACGTGCCTCCGGCGGACAGAGCAGCCCTTACACTGTTCATGAAGGAACTCCGGGTGGAACTCGTGCCCCGCGGTTACCGGGTCACGATGTCGGTTCCAGCGAAGCACAAGGACAACCCCACTGCTGCCTGGGTCGGAGCTTTTGACTACTACGAACTCGGCAAACAAGTCGACCAGCTGATGCTGATGACGTACGACGAGCATACCTCCGGAACCGCCCCGGGACCAGTTGCATCGCTCCCGTGGGTTGAGAAGGTGATCCGATACGCCATAACCCAAGTTCCCAGGAACAAGATCCTTCTGGGACTGGCAGGGTACGGCTATGACTGGAATACGCAGACCAACAAAGCCCGGAGTGTAACCTACTCACAGGCTATATCGCTCGCTGGAAGGCATGGGGTGAAGATCCAGTGGGATGACCGCTCTCAAACCCCCTACTTCAAGTACACGTCGGACGGCGTCCGGCGCGAGGTGTGGTTCGAGAGCGCAGACAGCCTGCGGGTCAAGCTGAAACTGGTGCAGCAGTACAACCTCGGAGGTATCGCGCTGTGGCGCCTCGGCCTCGAGGACCAAGCCTACTGGGATCTGATAGAACGGGAACTGCTCCGTTAGGGGCGCGAATGCAGTGCCTCCCCGAGCTTGAGAAGGTCCGAGACGGTCATGAAACGGTAACCCTTCCGTTCGAGCCGGCTGATGATGTTCGGCAACGCGGCTGCGGTGGGCTCCGTGGGATGGGCCAGTATGATGGCTCCAGGCGCGATCCTGTTCTCCACCCTTTGCAGGATCACCTCCGGTTTCGGTCTCTCCCAGTCTATGGTGTCGACCGTCCACATCACTGTGGTATAACCGAGCTTCGCCGCCGTCGAGGCGATCCTCTGGTTCACCTCCCCGTATGGCGGGGCAAAGAGCGTGGTCCTGATCCCTGTCAACTCGCGAATCAGGATCTCGTTCTTCTCTATCAATGCGACGATGTCGGGCTCGCCGAGTCTCTCGACGTGCGGATGGTCGTAACCGTGGTTCCCGATCTCGTGGCCAAGTCTTGCGATCTCCCAGACTAGGTCGGGGAACTTCGTCGCCCAGGTTCCGGTCAGAAAGAAGGTCGCTGTCACCTTGGCCTTCGCAAGCTCGGAGAGGAGAGCCGGGACGTACTCCTCTCCCCAGGCCACATTGAAAGCGAGGGCGCAGGCTTTCTCGCTGGTTTGCACACCATACACTGGCTTGAGCATGGCGGCTGTCACGGAGGGCGGCACCTCGCGTGTCACGAGGGAGACTCGAGACCCGCGGGGTGCCGCCATGACATCTCTCACGGTCGCGTCGACATCGAGGGTGATCCCGGCCTCCTCCGGGATGATCTCTCCTGTCTCCGAGTGATAGAGCGCCTCCCTCGGCCGCCTCTCGACACTCGCCACCAGGCCCAGCACCACTTCGCGAACCTCGTCGGGGAGAAGTCCTCCGACATTCGTTCCCGCCACCGTCACTCCCCGCGCGGCGCCAATCGAGACCCTGCGAAGCCTCGGCAGTCCTGCCGCGGCACACGCCGCGACCAGGGTCAGGACGACTGCGAGGATGCAGAGCCAGATCGTGCGGCGCCTTATCGTGATCACGAACACTCGGTTCCCCCCCTTTCCGTCTCGGACCGCCCCAGAGGCTTGGGCTCGGCCTGTGGGGCCGTTGGAGGGGTCTTGCGATGAGCAGGCCTTTGCTCACCGGTATTGCGGTCTACGTAGTAATCACCGGAGAGAAGCAGTTCTGAGACGGGCATAGCCCGGTATCCGCCAGCAGCAAGATCCCGGAGTATCATGTCGAGTGCGCGGACTGTGTTCTTGCCCGCATTGTGGAACAGTATGATCGCGCCGTTGTGCAGCCGGCTCATGATCCGCTTGTGAATCTGCTCTGCCGCCAAGTTCTCCCAGTCCAGCGAGTCTATGCTCCACTGGATGGTCTTGCATCCGCACTCCATGGCCACTGTGATCAGTCTGTTGTTGTAGTCCCCGAACGGCGGCCTGAACAAGGTCGGCCTCACCCCGGTGAGCTTGGCGATGGCATCCTGCGTCTTTTGGATCTCGGTGCGGATCTGTTCCTCAGACAGCGCGCTCATGTGTGGGTGAGTCCAGGAATGGTTGCCTATCTCGTGTCCCCTTGCCGCGATGAGTTTCACTTTGTCAGGGTAGGATTCGATCCAGTGGCCTGCCAGAAAGAATGTGGTCTTGACGCCGTACCGGTCTAGCAGATCCAAGAGTGCCTCGGTCTGGTCATCTCCCCAGGTGGCGTCGAGCGTGATCGACACCACGCGCTCGTCGCGGGCCACCCGGTAAATTGGAACCAGCCTTCCCGACACGGTTGCGAGGACCGTCCGCCCCATCCCAACCATGGCCGAGGCAAAGCAGGTCACAAGGATGGTCATAGTGACCACAAGAAACAAGAATGTCCGCCGGTTCGCAAGTACTAACAAGACCACGGGCCCCTCCCCCCCGAGACTTCTTCTGCCCGTAGTACATATGCACGGGTTTCCCCTCTAGACTAGGCCCCGCATTCTGCAAGCCAGGTTTGGACCGCCCTGGCAACTTCGGCCGTGGGGCCGAACTCCCGGGCGCACCTGGGGAGGGCCTCCAAAAAGGACCGGCCGTAAGGCCTCGTCGCAAGTCTGGAGTCAAGAATCACTACTGCGCCCCGGTCATGAGAGGTTCGGATGAGCCTTCCAAAGCCCTGCTTGAACTTGAGCACAGCTGCGGGAAGACTGTATCTTGCGAACGGGTTACCACCCGCACCCTCAATCTCCTCAAGCTTGGCCTGGATCACGGGGTCGGTGGGAACTCCGAAAGGCAACCTCGTAATGATCACACAGGACAGAGCTTCCCCGGGGACATCAACGCCTTCCCAGAAACTGTCAGTGCCCAACAGCACTGATCCGACATCCTTTCGAAACTGCTCAAGCAGAGAGTGACGCGGGGCATCTCCCTGCTTGAGCAGACGGAAGCCAAGGTTTCGAGCAACCGGCTGCAGGGCGCGCGATGCAACCTCCATGAACTTGTAGGATGTGAAGAGAGCAAACGCCCGGCCCTTGGACGCGCGGATGATCTCGCCGAGGGCAGCCGTGGCGGCCTCCGGGTAGCCTGGACTGTCGGGAGGTGGGATGTCAGTGGTCACACAGAGAAGGGCCTGTCGCATGAAATCGAAGGGTGAGGGCACGACAAGCTCTCTGACGGTCTCGGATGGCACCCGGGACAGGCCCAGGTCCTCCCCGACGAACTCGAAACTGGACCCCACCGCCAAGGTGGCGGAAGTGAAAACCGTTGCGTCCTGGGGCTCGATGAGGAAGGCCGCCATCTGCTCCGAGACTGACAGAGGGGTCGCGACGATCCGGACACCACCCTTCCTTCCTCGCGCCTCTGCCCAGTAGACGTGTCCTGGAGTGTCAGCCCTGATCACAAACCTGGTGGAATCGGCCATCCCCGACAGCCTGTTGGAGAAGGCCCCAAGCTCCAAGGCGCTAGACCGAAAATCCTCATCTTCTTCAAGGGAAACCCTTTCTGACAAGGAGCGGACGTCGCGAGCGAGATCATCCAGGGCAGCACAGAACCTCTCATGCGCGGGCCACACATGGCGGTCCCAGGCGTCTTCGGACTTGACGTCGGCGGTTATGCGCAGGACGCGGTCCTGGCCATCCTGAGTGCCCCGGCCTTGCATGAGGTCTCCCACAGTCTCAAAGAACACCTCCCCGGCTTCCCTCGCTCTGAGCACACCCGGGATCACATCCATGTCAATGGCATCCATGAGGGCGTCGGTTGTATTCCTGTCCATCCAGTCCGCGGACAAGACCCGCCCTCTGAGCGAAACCAGGGCGCCAAGCTCGGTGGTCCCTCTCTCGCCCCTCGGCCTCTCCCTCCGGAAGATGGCGTTCGTGAGCCTTACGAGACTTGCGCGGGAGACGGACCGGCCGAAGTACTCCTGGGCAACCCCGGCTGCGTTGTGCGCTTCGTCCAGGATTGCTGCGCTGTAGCGTGGGAGGACCGCCCTTTCGGCCTCCGCGCCCCGCTCACGCCGGATGGAGATGTCTGCGAAAAGCAGGTGGTGGTTGGTGACCAGGATCTCGGCGCCTTCCATCGCGCGCCTGGCCCGGTGGAAGTGACACGAAGAGAACCGCTGACAGTGGGATCGCAGGCACATGTCCCCGTCTGAGCAGACTAGGTCCCAGACATCCGGATCCGGTTCCCATGCGAGTTCAGATCGGTCGCCAGTCTCGGTCTCCATGGACCACGCCACCAGAGCGGCGAAGGCTTCCCTCTGATCAGCGCCGACCATGTGATCCTGGCCCGAGAGAGTTCGGTCCAGCTTGCGCAGGCACAAGTAGTTGGACCTCCCCTTGACCAGCACGGCACGGATGGGTTCTCCCATTACCCGAGCAAGAGTCGGGATGTCCTTGTACACAAGTTGTTCCTGAAGGTTGATGGTGTTGGTGGACACAACCACCCGCTTCGAGTTGCGCCGGGCCCACAATAGCGCGGGGACGAGGTAGGCTAGTGATTTGCCTGTACCTGTCCCCGCCTCGACAATGAGACAGGCGGAGTCAGAAAGCGCGGCCCCGACTGCTTTGGCCATCCTGACCTGGCCTTCCCTCCGCTCGTATCCCCCGAACGACCGGGCAAACGGGCCAGTGCTGGAGAAGAGGTGGTCTATGTCCGCAGGGTCTACGACTATGCAACCGCGATCGTTGGACAGCGGGTCCGTGACAGACCTCAGACGCTCGACCGCGTTATCTATGATCCAAAACCCGATACCTCGTTTGGCGAGGGCGGAGGCAGCAGCGATATCCGCGTCGGACGGCATGAGGTTCCCGGAGGGGTGGTTATGTATCACCACTTGCCCCCGGATGAGGGTGGGATCGACGACAGGAGCGGCACCCATGTTGCCACAGGCCAACACGGAGACTTCTTCGACTATGAAATCCCGGTCGAGCCGTCCGACAGCGAACACCTCACACCCCTGCGCCTCCGAGATCGCCTCCCTGAGATCGATGATAGCGCCGGGGGAGATGTAGTTGTGGATGAGCCCTGAAGGTTCCGAGGCCTTCAACGGGCACCCACCGCCTGGGCAGCAGACTCGCCGCGTCTGCACGACCTGAGGCTCGCGAGATCGCGTTCCTGGTCACGTGGGTCGTCCACAGGAGTCTCCAGGATGAACGGGAGACTGGCTAGTTCAACACGGGCGAGCAGGACTCGAAACCCAGCAAGCCCGATGAACCCCAGTCCTATGTGCTCGTGCCTATCCTTTCCCGAACCCAGCTTGCCCTTGGAGTCATTGGCGTGGACGACCTTGAGTCTGGCGAGGCCAATCGTCTGGTCTATCTCCCCGATGGTTCTGTCCAGTCCGCGGTCAGTGCTCACATCGTACCCGGCCCCGTAAGCGTGGCAGGTATCGAGGCAGAACCCCAGCCCGTCGCCAACGCGCGCGGCATCGATTATCCGGCGAAGGTCAGCAAAGGACGCTCCGATCTCAGTACCTACCCCTGCCATGTTCTCGAGGCAGAGCGTCGTCTGCGCGTTCGTCTGCTCGAAAGCGAGGTCTATGGCCCTGGCTACGCGCTGGATCCCGGGGTCTATTCCGGACCCAAGATGGTGGCCTGGGTGCATGACCACGTACTCGGCCCCCAGCGCATCAGCTCGGGAGAGCTCCTCGGCCAGGGCGGCGACTGAGAGCTCATAGATATCTGGCTTCGGCGAGGCAGCATTGATGAGGTAGTTCACGTGTATCACGCAAGGAGATACCCCGTGCGCCGAGAGAGTCTCTCGAAAGGCTGAGACGTCATCAGGTTCCATAGGTTTGGAGCGGAGGCTCCGTGGGTTCCTCGAGAAAACCTGCAGCACATCGCAGCCGAGCTCGACAGCCCTCGCCGCTGCAGACGCAAACCCGCCGCTTATGGAAAGGTGAATCCCGAACTTCTGGGCCATTCAGTCGTCCTCCTCCGCACACCGTGCACCCGGGTCCGGGTTCAGAGTTCGATGAGGAGGTGGAGTTTCCCTTCGGACCACACCACCTTGGATTCGGGAAGGCCCTTATGTCTCCGCTCTGCCCAGTTCGTCCAGGAACCGGAGAACCCGGTTGCCGTCAATGATCGACCCGAAAGACCTGAACTCGGATAGGAGTGTGAGCGCGGCCAGGGCAAATAAGGCTGCAAGCCGCGGTGTGAGCGGAAGATGCACAAGTGACAGCCCCAAGGATGCTCCAAGAGGATTCGCCCCGGTATCTCCCAGCATGGCGCGTTCGCGCAGGTCGCGAGGAGCGAACGCCACCGCCGACCCGAAAACCGCCGCAGCCTCGGCAGGAGGAAACCATCTCAGGAAGACGTACCCGGAGGTGACCGTCAGAACGTGGAGCAGGGCATAGGCTTTAATCGCCCTGCCCGGGCGCCTGTCAAGCAAGTTCACGAAGTTCGCGGCAAGTGCGATCATGATGGCGTCGAGCACGAACGTCACCCAGTGCCTTCCCAGCAGTGCCGCCCCTGCCAGGGATACAGCTCCCCCCATCACAACCTTGAACATGCCAGACGTCAAAGCCCTGTCCCGTATGGCAGCCGTCAGGTGGCCTGAGAACCCTGACCGCGAATGGTCGCCAAGGACGTCGTCGACGAACCCCACAAACCCAAAGCCTANNNNNNNNNNACAGAGGCCGGCGGGTAGCCTTTCCGGGCGGACTCTCTGTCGTCACGGGGTCCGCCCGGAAAGGCTACCCGCCGGCCTCTGTAGTTCTCACGCGTTCCCAAGGTCTGGAGGACCATGCGCTCTACCGGCCCAGCGGCAAGGACAGTGACCGCGGCTCCCATCGCCCCGAGGATGATAAGCTTGATCACCGTCGACTGACCGCCCGTGATAGGAGTGTCAGGGCCACTGCCCACAACTGCCTGCCCCTGTGCAGAAAACCTCGAAGGTCACGGCCTGTCTCCCGATGCCTCATCGAGGTGGGCACCTCCAGTATTGAGTATCCTGCGCGTGCCCAATCTACCGCAAATCCCACCTCGAGCCCGAACCCCTCCGGCAAGGGAGGGAGTCCGGCCGCAAGATCACGGCGAAACGCCCGTTGCCCGGAAAGTGGCCAGGTGAGGGCTACCCCCGTCAGCGCCAGGATTCCAAGGCGCGCCAATCGGACCACAAGCCCAAATCCACCACGGCCGCGCGAAGCCTCGAATCCCGCCACCGCCATGTCTGCCCTTCCGTCCACCACAGCTGCAATGACCTTCGACATCTCGGACGCTGTACGCCCCAGGTCCGCGTCAGCCAGAGCCACTACGTCCGAATCCGTGGCCGACAGCCCGGCCCTGACCGCCGCCCCCTTTCCCTCTGTCCGCCGAAGTCTGATGACCCTGGCGCCTGCCGCCCGGGCGCGTTCAGCCGTGGCGTCCCGAGACCCGTCGTCCACAACAACGACTTCGTCGACCATGCCCGTGGAGAACAGGGCGGACACCGTGTCAGACACTGTCGTCTCCTCGTTCAGGGCAGGAACCACTGCGGCCACCGTCATACTCCGTCCGATCCGGCGACTGCGGGCAGCATCACCTGAGCTGGTGGGGTCCCGAAGAGCCCGTCCGCCCCGGCGAGCGCCAACACGGCTGCAACGGCCCCAGGGATGGTCCCGGCACCCACCACGAGTGCATGGGCTTCACCCCGATCGCGCTGCCCCTTTTGACTGGGCATACTCAACCAGCCTGTGACCACGCGCAAGCCAGAGGCCTTGGCAGAGGTGACGAATGCCCCGACGGCCCGCTGAGAGACACCCGCCGGATCGGGTTCCGCCGCAATCACAACCACCGACCCGGGCTTCTCCTTTGCTGAGACTCTCACGTGTACGAGGCCCGAACCGGCCATGGCTTTGACCTTCGCCGCATCGCATTCCACTAAAACGTTCATCCACCCAGCCATCTCCAGAGGGTCTACCTCGGCGAGAGCTCTCTCGGATACTGTGGCTATGGAACCGACTCTCCCTCCGGCCGTCTCAATGACGCGGGAGAGGTTCCTCACGGCCTCACTGCCGACCCCAGGCAAGACGACTGCGCACACGACCGACCCCGCCAGACGCCCCCCAACCAGGTGAGGCAGGCTTTCCTCCTGAAACCTCAAGGCCGCCGCCAGTTCGGATGCCAGCCTGTCCCGGTCGCGCGCGAGCTTGTCGAAGTCAAGACGGAGTCTTTCGATCATGGCTTCCTGCTGCCTCAAGATCCCGTCGTCGCCAATCATGGTGGCCCCAACCAACATGCCGACGCCTAACGCTACGAAGACCGCTGCAAGAGACACCACGTGGTACCTTAGGCTCATCACTGCTACCGCCTCACCTAAAGAAGCCCGAGCATCACCTTTAGTCTCAGCACCAGGAGTCTGGCAAGCCCCGCAAAGGCTCCCGAGAAAACCGAGAGAACCACGAGGGGCACCGTCGCCGCCACCACTACACCAGCTATGTGCCCCAGCCTGAGTTTCCCCCGGTATAGTTGACTGACTCCCTTGGCGTCGACCAGTATCGATCCCACTTTCAGTCTGACCAGAAACGTGCTGCCCATGCCGGGCCTGCCTTTTTCCAGGAAGTCTAGCATGCTGGAGTGTGCTCCGAGGGCAACCAGGAGGGAGGCTCCTTTATCGTAGGCTAACAGCATGGCGATGTCTTCGCTAGTGCCGGGGGACCGGAAAACCTTATGGGGAAGGCCGAGCCCGGACAGGCGCTCGGCTCCTGGGGATGAGCCGTCAGGGTAGGCGTGGGCTATGAGTTCTGCCCCGGAGCGCAGTGCTCGCTCGCTCACGGAGTCCATGTCTCCAATTATCAGATCAGGCACGAACCCTTGCTCCATCAAGGCGTCCGCGCCGCCGTCGACACCGATCAACACCGGCCTTGTCTCACGTATGTAGGAGTCCACCGCGGCGAGGTCTTCCCTGTACGTCGGCCCTCTCACCGCGATCAGACAGTGTCTTCCTCGGATCGGCGTGTCTATAAGGGGCGTCTCCACACCACCAAGGATGATTTCTTTCTCACGGATGGCATACTCGAGAGTGTTCTCTACGAACCGCTCGAGCTCTCTCCCGAGGTTTTCTTCGGCGACGGCGTACATGTCGCCCACAAGGCTGGGTGTGAGAGGAGTCCCTTCCGCAACCAGTTCGTCCCCGAGGAACACGTGGCAACCGCGGACCTCTATTCTGTCTCCGTCGTGGATCCTGTCGAACACGGAAAACCCGACATCATCCAGGACCGGAATCCCCGCGGCCAGGAGAATCGCTGGGCCCTGGCACTGGTATCTTCCGGTTATGGACTTGTCGGCGTTTATGACCATTCTGGGGCGCTTGGCCACAATCGCCCTGGCGCACACTTCATCGATGTCCGCGTGGCCGATTACCGCGATATCTTCCTGGGTCAAGCTCCCTACCAGGTCTTTGGTTTTGCGTCCAAGCCTAGCCGTGCCTTCCGCCGTCGACCCCACCATTCGCTGCAGATGTGGCCATCCAGCCTTAGTATGCTGAGGTCGTCACGGCTTCATGTCTATCCGAATCTTGTCGGCTATCCTCGCTATGAACGCCGAATTCGTGGGCCTTCCCTTGTCCGCATCGACGGTATGGCCGAAGATCTTGTTGAGGAAGTCGACATTCCCGCGGGTCCAGGCTATCTCGATGGCATGACGGATCGCACGTTCCACCCGGGACGGTGTGGTTCCGTGTCTTTGGGCAATCGTGGGATAGAGAACCCGCGTGACGCTGCCAAGCACGTGTCCTTCACCCATAGCCATTAGTATCGCGTCTCTCAGGTAGGCGTACCCCCGGATGTTGGCGGGAATCCCAACCTCATGGATCACCCTCGTGACCTCGGCCTCAAGATCCGTCGCTTTGCCCGCCTCCGGGGCCCACCCGCTTCCGTGCACAGGCAGGACCGAATCCGGCGGTAGCTTGGCCACGCGCCGGATCCGGTCCATCAGGACGTGCAGGTCGAACGGCTTGACAATGTAGTAGTCCGCGCCCGCCGCGACGATCCTGGCCGCCGTGGCCTCGTGACCGATCGCGGTGAGGATGAGGACCCGGGGGCGGCGGCTGAAATGCTCTTCTCGAAGCCGTTCAAGAAGGCCCAGGCCGTCGAGGTGGGGCATGATGACATCGAGTACGATTACATCGGGAGCCACCTCACAGGCCATGTTCAGGCCGTCCACCCCGTTGTGAGCAACCCCCACGACCTCCATGTCGGGCTGGCCTTCGATGAACTCCCGGACCACCTCCGTGAACTCACGATTGTCGTCAACTAGCAGAACACGAACACGGTCTCCCAGCATCTAACGGCACCTCCGCGTTTTCTGGGCCTTGATGCTTTCTACGCAACCGTCCCGTTTCCTTCCTCATCTAGTCCGAGTTCAAGTCTACCAGGTCCGAACGGATGGCATACAGAGCGACCTGGATCCTGTTCTCGAGACCGAGCTTCCTGCGTATGCTAGTTACGTAATTTTTCACTGTCTTATCGCTTATGAAGAGCTGTTCCCCAATCTTCTGATTACTCAGTCCGAGCGCGACCATTTTTATGATCTCCCGCTCGCGCGGAGAGAGTCTTTCGAGCGCGGAAGTTGTGGCCGAGTCTTGGGGCTTTGCTTCCGGCACTGGCCTCACCTCTCAACCCGTCTCGGGCGTATCGCAATGAGAAGCGGTCCGCTTCCCGTTCCGGCCATACATAATATGTGCGGGGAAACTGGCTCGTGTATGGGCCTTTGGATGAGGTCTGGGGGCGGATACCCGCCCCCAGACGATTTGGACCCGCTATAGTCCTGGCCGTGTCCACCATGTGCTCAGCGAACACCCCGTAACCCCTTGCCGGATCAGAGACGAAAACGTGGGTTACCGCCCCTATGAGCTTGCCGTCCTGAATGATCGGACTCCCGCTCATCCCCTGCACGATCCCGCCTGTCTTCGCGAGCAGCCTGCGGTCGGTCACGCGGACGACGAGCCCTTTCCCGGTTGGCCGGGTCTGCCGGGTGACCCGCACAATCTCTACCGAGAATCTCTCGATTTCTGATCCAGAGATCACCGTGAGGATCTCCGCCGGGCCTTCGCGGACCGATGATGCCAGGGCGACCGGGATAGGGTCGGTGTACAACGGATTTGGCAGCGGCCGTGAGAGCGTACCGAAAATCCCCACTCCCGAGTTTCCCAGGATAGTCCCGATGTAGTCTCGCGTCCCTCCAAAGGTCCCGATCTTCTCGCCCGGACGCCCTGCGCCTCCTACTTCAATCCCAGCGACCCTGGCCGAGACGATCCGGCCATCGGTGATGCTCACTTCCCGGCCGGTATGAACATCCGTGACTACGTGGCCCAAGGCCCCAAACTGCATCGTGACTGGGTCCCAGAAAGTGAGCGTCCCCACCCCCGCGGCATTGTCTCGAACGTAGACCCCTATTCGGTACCCCGGACCTGATGGGGCAGGGTCGAGTGTGACTGTCCGCTCCGCGGAGCCCCGTCTCACTCTTGCTTCCACCGAACTCCCGGCACGGGCAGCCTCGTCAACCAGCCTTTCA from Bacillota bacterium includes these protein-coding regions:
- a CDS encoding LuxR C-terminal-related transcriptional regulator, whose protein sequence is MVALGLSNQKIGEQLFISDKTVKNYVTSIRRKLGLENRIQVALYAIRSDLVDLNSD
- the spo0A gene encoding sporulation transcription factor Spo0A, encoding MLGDRVRVLLVDDNREFTEVVREFIEGQPDMEVVGVAHNGVDGLNMACEVAPDVIVLDVIMPHLDGLGLLERLREEHFSRRPRVLILTAIGHEATAARIVAAGADYYIVKPFDLHVLMDRIRRVAKLPPDSVLPVHGSGWAPEAGKATDLEAEVTRVIHEVGIPANIRGYAYLRDAILMAMGEGHVLGSVTRVLYPTIAQRHGTTPSRVERAIRHAIEIAWTRGNVDFLNKIFGHTVDADKGRPTNSAFIARIADKIRIDMKP
- the steA gene encoding putative cytokinetic ring protein SteA, which produces MVGSTAEGTARLGRKTKDLVGSLTQEDIAVIGHADIDEVCARAIVAKRPRMVINADKSITGRYQCQGPAILLAAGIPVLDDVGFSVFDRIHDGDRIEVRGCHVFLGDELVAEGTPLTPSLVGDMYAVAEENLGRELERFVENTLEYAIREKEIILGGVETPLIDTPIRGRHCLIAVRGPTYREDLAAVDSYIRETRPVLIGVDGGADALMEQGFVPDLIIGDMDSVSERALRSGAELIAHAYPDGSSPGAERLSGLGLPHKVFRSPGTSEDIAMLLAYDKGASLLVALGAHSSMLDFLEKGRPGMGSTFLVRLKVGSILVDAKGVSQLYRGKLRLGHIAGVVVAATVPLVVLSVFSGAFAGLARLLVLRLKVMLGLL
- the spoIVB gene encoding SpoIVB peptidase — its product is MFRGRKRLLIAGLAVLACFVLVSCTSLREVSGFPARLRVSEGETFVIKTRLPFSGVLVVDPPDSVLVHGSAPGDYSVTPTRSGRTSLELRLFNVIPIRRLVVEIIPELRVIPGGHSVGILLANMGVSVMGLYPVQAPDGSRRFPARDAGIDVGDIILSINGEPVTDSDDLERLVDEAARAGSSVEARVRRGSAERTVTLDPAPSGPGYRIGVYVRDNAAGVGTLTFWDPVTMQFGALGHVVTDVHTGREVSITDGRIVSARVAGIEVGGAGRPGEKIGTFGGTRDYIGTILGNSGVGIFGTLSRPLPNPLYTDPIPVALASSVREGPAEILTVISGSEIERFSVEIVRVTRQTRPTGKGLVVRVTDRRLLAKTGGIVQGMSGSPIIQDGKLIGAVTHVFVSDPARGYGVFAEHMVDTARTIAGPNRLGAGIRPQTSSKGPYTSQFPRTYYVWPEREADRFSLRYARDGLRGEASAGSKAPRLGHNFRARKTLSARAGDHKNGRARTE